Proteins co-encoded in one Vibrio fortis genomic window:
- the luxU gene encoding quorum-sensing phosphorelay protein LuxU, with translation MNILNQEKVDELANEIGQENVPVLLEIFLGELKGYHEHLEQSNAVDSAKYLADISHALKSSAASFGADALCDFAIGLDAKVKQAKSITDEDYQDMKALLVSTYTEYQQLMS, from the coding sequence ATGAACATACTAAACCAAGAAAAAGTTGATGAACTTGCCAATGAAATCGGCCAAGAGAATGTGCCGGTTTTATTAGAGATATTTTTGGGAGAGCTCAAGGGCTATCACGAGCATTTGGAGCAGAGTAATGCGGTAGACTCTGCCAAATATTTAGCCGATATCAGTCATGCGCTAAAGAGCAGTGCTGCAAGTTTTGGTGCCGATGCTCTGTGTGACTTTGCAATTGGTTTGGACGCTAAGGTAAAACAAGCTAAATCGATCACCGATGAAGACTATCAAGATATGAAAGCATTGTTGGTCTCGACATACACAGAATACCAACAGTTGATGAGTTAA